From one Oncorhynchus clarkii lewisi isolate Uvic-CL-2024 chromosome 6, UVic_Ocla_1.0, whole genome shotgun sequence genomic stretch:
- the LOC139410891 gene encoding early growth response protein 3-like isoform X2 — protein MDLGMGSDKGNAEIQYGSSFQSSRSGQPVTYLGKFAFDTPPSGGMGGSGWCSDNNIISLVSAGILGVSPSPGTITTQTSSSGASMGGQSSDMEQVYGPPLPAYSTCSELYQDQVSFHHSPATSTTLGYPSNDYHTTSKPSMDGSLFSMIPDYNLFHHQGEVGMMEHKPFQSMDPIRVNPPPITPLETIRAFKDKQIHPGFMGGQQHAPQHHQPPQTLTLKPIRPRKYPNRPSKTPVHERPHACPAENCDRRFSRSDELTRHLRIHTGHKPFQCRICMRSFSRSDHLTTHIRTHTGEKPFSCEFCGRKFARSDERKRHAKVHLKQKDKKPADKGSGAAGSHSSPPNSCGGSGGPSSGNIMTVTTCA, from the coding sequence ATGGATCTGGGAATGGGAAGTGATAAGGGAAATGCAGAGATCCAGTACGGCTCTAGCTTCCAGTCCAGCCGCAGCGGGCAGCCGGTCACCTATTTGGGGAAGTTTGCCTTCGATACTCCTCCGTCGGGTGGAATGGGGGGCTCTGGCTGGTGTTCAGACAACAATATCATTAGTTTAGTAAGTGCTGGGATCTTGGGCGTCTCCCCGTCGCCTGGCACTATCACCACACAGACATCGTCCTCTGGAGCCAGCATGGGCGGCCAGTCCTCAGATATGGAGCAGGTCTATGGTCCGCCACTACCAGCTTATTCCACCTGCAGCGAGCTGTACCAGGATCAGGTCTCCTTCCACCACAGTCCTGCTACCAGCACTACCCTCGGCTACCCCAGCAATGACTACCACACCACCTCCAAGCCCTCCATGGACGGGAGCCTTTTCTCTATGATCCCAGATTATAACCTCTTCCATCATCAGGGTGAGGTTGGCATGATGGAGCACAAGCCTTTCCAGTCCATGGACCCCATTCGTGTCAACCCCCCACCCATCACACCACTAGAGACCATTCGCGCATTCAAAGACAAGCAGATTCATCCAGGTTTCATGGGCGGGCAGCAGCATGCTCCTCAGCACCACCAGCCACCACAGACACTAACACTCAAACCAATCCGACCACGGAAGTACCCAAACCGGCCCAGCAAAACCCCTGTGCATGAGCGGCCACATGCCTGCCCAGCAGAAAACTGTGACAGACGCTTCTCCCGTTCAGATGAACTGACACGCCACCTCCGCATCCACACGGGTCACAAACCCTTCCAGTGCCGCATATGCATGCGCTCCTTCAGCCGAAGCGACCACCTGACTACCCACATCCGCACGCACACGGGCGAGAAGCCTTTCTCCTGTGAATTCTGTGGACGCAAGTTTGCCCGGAGTGATGAGCGCAAGAGACATGCCAAAGTTCACCTCAAGCAGAAGGACAAGAAGCCGGCCGACAAGGGGAGTGGAGCGGCTGGCAGCCACAGCTCACCCCCCAATTCCTGTGGTGGCAGTGGGGGGCCTAGCAGTGGCAACATCATGACTGTCACTACCTGTGCTTAG